The following are encoded together in the Glycine max cultivar Williams 82 chromosome 8, Glycine_max_v4.0, whole genome shotgun sequence genome:
- the LOC100816008 gene encoding beta-1,2-xylosyltransferase, protein MNKRTTLLIRTLLFLFVLNSLYLSLYFTHKPSSSSEEEQEKSELEPDTYLTPFSHEPHFSKPWPIVPSHIPWTTTSARSHSCEAYFGNGFTRRRDVLLPRGGAGWFRCHHSDTLRNSVCEGGRLRMAPEKITMAKGGEDLAAVMGRTEDEEMPVFQNGAFQVDGGEVVVDRELLVDQEFLDEYVPRGGIDRHTMRELIAKIRIVRGKDFQCDEWIEEPTLLVTRFEYANLFHTVTDWYSAYVSSRVTGLPNRPHVVFVDGHCKAPLEETWKALFSSVRYAKSFSGSVCFRHAILSPLGYETAMFRGLSEHIDCHGAPAQELLQKPDDQKTARLSEFGEMVRAAFGLPLNIHRDGKSLAGHNVLFVRREDYLAHPRHSGKLESRLSNEQEVFDSLKSWTFNYKGCKINLVNGLFAHMSMKDQVQAVHDASVIIGAHGAGLTHIVSALPKTVILEIISSYYRRPHFAYISRWRGLEYHAINLAGSHADPGTVIKELANIMKSLGC, encoded by the exons atGAACAAAAGAACCACGTTGCTTATTCGAACCCTCTTGTTCCTCTTCGTACTTAACTccctctatctctctctctacttcacccacaaaccctcttcttcttcagaagaagaacaagaaaaatctgAACTTGAACCAGACACATATCTCACACCATTTTCACACGAACCTCACTTTTCAAAGCCATGGCCAATTGTCCCCTCCCACATCCCCTGGACTACCACTTCTGCGCGATCCCACTCCTGCGAGGCCTACTTTGGGAACGGCTTCACTCGCCGCCGCGACGTCCTCCTTCCCCGCGGCGGCGCGGGGTGGTTCCGGTGCCACCACAGTGACACGCTCCGGAACTCGGTGTGCGAGGGCGGGAGACTCCGCATGGCGCCGGAGAAGATCACGATGGCGAAGGGTGGCGAGGATTTGGCGGCGGTTATGGGGCGCACGGAGGACGAGGAGATGCCCGTGTTTCAAAACGGTGCGTTTCAGGTTGACGGCGGTGAAGTCGTCGTTGACCGGGAGCTTCTGGTTGACCAAGAGTTTTTGGATGAGTATGTGCCGAGGGGAGGGATCGATAGGCACACCATGCGGGAGTTGATTGCCAAGATACGGATCGTGAGAGGGAAGGATTTTCAATGTGATGAG TGGATTGAGGAACCAACACTTCTGGTGACACGTTTTGAGTATGCTAATCTTTTTCACACTGTTACAGACTGGTACAGTGCTTATGTTTCTTCTAGAGTCACTGGTCTGCCCAATCGACCTCATGTGGTCTTTGTTGACGGCCACTGTAAG GCTCCTCTTGAAGAGACATGGAAAGCCTTGTTCTCAAGCGTCAGATATGCTAAAAGCTTCAGTGGTTCAGTTTGTTTTCGTCATGCTATTCTCTCACCTTTGGGATATGAAACGGCAATGTTTAGAGGACTTTCAGAACATATAGATTGTCATGGAGCTCCTGCACAAGAACTACTGCAAAAGCCTGATGACCAAAAAACTGCACGCCTTTCTGAGTTTGGAGAAATGGTCAGAGCAGCATTCGGGCTACCTCTAAACATACACCGCGATGGAAAATCACTCGCTGGACATAATGTCCTCTTTGTTCGTCGTGAAGATTATTTAGCTCATCCACGTCACAGTGGAAAACTTGAATCGCGACTAAGTAACGAGCAAGAAGTCTTCGACTCCTTGAAGAGCTGGACATTTAATTATAAAGGGTGTAAAATTAACCTTGTCAACGGATTGTTTGCGCACATGTCTATGAAGGATCAGGTACAAGCTGTTCATGATGCATCGGTCATCATCGGTGCCCATGGTGCCGGTCTTACTCATATAGTGTCTGCATTGCCTAAAACTGTGATTCTGGAGATCATTAGCAGCTATTACAGACGACCACATTTTGCATATATTTCACGGTGGAGAGGGTTAGAGTACCATGCAATCAACCTTGCCGGATCACATGCTGATCCTGGAACTGTGATCAAAGAACTGGCGAACATAATGAAAAGCCTTGGATGTTGA
- the LOC100816533 gene encoding beta-1,2-xylosyltransferase encodes MNRRTKLLVHTLLFLFVLNSLSLFLYFNHKPSSSSQLKKPNTHTYLTPLSHQTHFSKPWPNLPSYLPWSQGPTTAPPRSCEAYFGNGFTRRRELLRPRAGAGWFRCRHSDTLRSSVCEGGRLRMVPERIAMAKGGEPLTAVMGRREGEELPRFQNGAFEVDGGEVIVDRELLVDQKFLDEYVPRGGIDGHTMRDLIAKIRIVRGKDFQCDEWIEEPALLVTRFEYANLFHTVTDWYSAYVSSRVTGLPNRPHLIFVDGHSKAPLEETWEALFSSLRYAKNFSGSVCFRHAILSPLGYETALFKGLTEDIDCYGAPAQELRQNPDDHKTARLSEFGEMIRAAFGLPFNLFRGGKPLFGHNVLFVRREDYLAHPRHGGKVESRLSNEQEVFDSLKSWASNYKGCKINLVNGLFAHMSLKDQVQAIQDASVIIGAHGAGLTHIVSALPKTVILEIISSYFRRPHFAYISRWKGLEYHAINLAGSHADTGTVIKELVDIMKGLGC; translated from the exons ATGAACAGAAGAACCAAGTTGCTCGTTCATACCCTTTTGTTCCTCTTCGTCCTAAactccctctctctcttcctctacTTCAACCACAAACCCTCTTCTTCTTCACAACTCAAAAAACCTAACACTCACACTTATCTCACACCACTTTCCCACCAAACGCACTTCTCAAAGCCATGGCCGAATCTCCCCTCCTACCTCCCGTGGTCGCAGGGCCCCACCACGGCCCCTCCCCGCTCCTGCGAGGCCTACTTCGGCAACGGATTCACGCGCCGCCGCGAGCTCCTCCGCCCCCGCGCCGGCGCGGGCTGGTTCCGGTGCCGCCACAGCGACACGCTCCGGAGCTCCGTGTGCGAGGGCGGGAGGCTCCGCATGGTGCCGGAGAGGATCGCCATGGCCAAGGGAGGGGAGCCTCTCACGGCGGTGATGGGGCGGAGGGAGGGCGAGGAGCTTCCCCGGTTTCAAAACGGTGCGTTTGAGGTTGACGGCGGTGAAGTCATCGTTGACCGGGAGCTTCTGGTTGACCAAAAGTTTTTGGATGAGTATGTGCCGAGGGGAGGGATCGATGGGCACACCATGCGGGACTTGATAGCCAAGATACGGATCGTGAGAGGGAAGGATTTTCAATGTGATGAG TGGATTGAGGAACCTGCACTTCTGGTGACACGTTTTGAGTATGCTAATCTTTTTCACACTGTTACAGACTGGTACAGTGCTTATGTTTCTTCTAGAGTCACTGGTCTGCCTAATCGACCACATTTGATCTTTGTTGACGGCCACAGCAAG GCTCCTCTTGAAGAGACATGGGAAGCTTTATTCTCAAGCCTCAGATATGCTAAAAACTTCAGTGGTTCAGTTTGTTTTCGTCATGCTATTCTCTCACCTTTGGGATATGAGACAGCATTGTTTAAAGGACTAACAGAAGATATAGATTGTTATGGAGCTCCTGCTCAAGAACTACGGCAAAACCCCGATGACCACAAAACTGCACGCCTTTCTGAGTTTGGAGAAATGATCAGAGCAGCATTTGGGCTACCTTTTAATTTATTCCGTGGTGGAAAACCACTCTTTGGACACAATGTCCTCTTTGTTCGTCGTGAAGATTATTTAGCTCATCCACGTCATGGTGGTAAAGTTGAATCACGACTAAGTAATGAGCAAGAAGTATTTGACTCATTGAAGAGCTGGGCATCTAATTATAAAGGATGTAAAATTAACCTTGTCAATGGATTGTTTGCGCACATGTCTTTGAAGGATCAGGTACAAGCCATTCAAGATGCATCAGTCATCATTGGCGCCCATGGTGCTGGTCTTACTCATATAGTATCTGCATTGCCTAAAACTGTGATTCTGGAGATCATTAGCAGCTATTTCAGACGACCCCATTTTGCATATATTTCGCGGTGGAAAGGGTTAGAGTATCATGCAATCAACCTTGCTGGATCACATGCTGATACTGGAACCGTGATCAAAGAGCTGGTTGACATAATGAAAGGCCTTGGATGTTGA
- the LOC100803006 gene encoding 40S ribosomal protein S8, with protein MGISRDSMHKRRATGGKKKSWRKKRKYELGRQPANTKLSSNKTVRRIRVRGGNVKWRALRLDTGNYSWGSEAVTRKTRILDVVYNASNNELVRTQTLVKSAIVQVDAAPFKQWYLQHYGVEVGRKKKSAAASVKKEGEDGEAATEEVKKSNHVVRKLEKRKQNRVLDPHIEEQFGGGRLLACISSRPGQCGRADGYILEGKELEFYMKKLQKKKGKGAA; from the exons ATGG GTATCTCTCGTGATTCCATGCACAAGAGGCGCGCCACCGGCGGCAAGAAGAAGtcttggaggaagaagagaaa GTATGAGCTTGGGAGGCAGCCAGCAAACACAAAGCTATCAAGCAACAAGACGGTGAGGAGGATTAGGGTTCGCGGTGGAAACGTGAAGTGGCGTGCTTTGAGGCTTGATACCGGGAACTACTCTTGGGGGAGTGAGGCTGTGACCCGCAAGACAAGGATTCTTGATGTTGTGTACAATGCATCCAACAATGAGCTTGTTCGGACTCAGACGCTGGTCAAGAGTGCCATTGTTCAGGTCGATGCAGCGCCCTTCAAGCAGTGGTATCTGCAGCATTATGGCGTTGAGGTTGGCCGCAAGAAGAAGAGTGCAGCAGCTTCTGTCAAGAAGGAAGGGGAG GATGGTGAAGCTGCAACTGAGGAGGTGAAGAAGAGTAACCATGTTGTGAGAAAATTGGAAAAGCGAAAGCAGAACCGGGTGCTTGATCCTCACATTGAAGAACAATTTGGAGGTGGTCGCCTTTTGGCTTGTATCTCATCTCGACCTGGCCAATGTGGCCGTGCTGATGG ATATATATTAGAGGGCAAAGAGCTGGAATTTTACATGAAGAAGCTTCAGAAGAAGAAGGGCAAGGGTGCTGCTTAA